Genomic DNA from Niallia circulans:
GGCAGAAGCAGCCGCTGCTGCAGCTGCAGCTAAAGCTAAAGCTGCAAAAGCGAGCAGCAGTTCAAGCTCTAGCTCAAGTTCAAAAAGTTCAGGTTCAAGTAGCTCAAGTTCAAGTAGCTCAAGTAGCTCAAGTTCAAGCAGTTCAAGCTCAAGTTCTTCATCCGCACCTTCAAGCCCAGCAGTATCGTCAGGGTCTTTCACTAAACCAGCAAACGGAGTTCTTACTTCTGGTTTAGGTCAACGTTGGGGTACATTCCATGCAGGTGTTGACTTAGCGGCGACTGGTGATAATGTGGCAATTGTAGCGGCTGCAGACGGTGTTGTTATCCGTTCTTATACTTCAAGCAGCTATGGGGAAGTTATTTTCATCGCGCACTCTATTGATGGACAGACGTATACAACTGTTTATGCACATATGAAATCTGGAAGCAGAAAGGTAAGTGCAGGCCAGGTTGTTTCGAAAGGTCAACGCATCGGTACGATGGGGAATACAGGCGATTCAACTGGACAGCATCTTCATTTCGAATTGCATAAAGGCGAGTGGAACCAAGCAAAATCCAATGCAATTAACCCGATTGGCATTGTTCCATTGTAATAGATTAAAAGACTTGTCCGCATTGCGGACAAGTCTTTTTCTTTTTATAGATGCAGAGCTTCTGGATAATTAACCAGGATACAACTATGCTATAATGGAGGCATTAGTTGTGTTAACAAGAGGAGCAATGAAAATGAGCGGGAATAATCATAATAATGACGAGTTAAATCCGATAACCGAAAACAGTGCCATGCTTGATGAGGAAACATTATTTATCGTTTCCCAAACCTTTAAAGCATTATCAGATCCAACGAGAATTAAAATTCTCCATGTATTATCTGAAAAGCAGCATTCTGTTAATGAGATTGCAGATAGGCTTCAAATGCTGCAGTCAACCGTATCACATCAATTACGTTTTCTGAAAAACCTTCGTCTTGTCAAATACCGTCGTGAGGGAACTACGATGATTTATTCCTGTGATGATGAGCACGTTATGAGCGTTTTAAAGCAGATGATTGACCACGCTAGACATCACTAAGTGAAGAACTGCAGCAGCCGTTATTATTACGGTTGCTTTTTTTATACCCATATTGGAAATTACATTGACACTTTAAAGCCTGCTTACATATAATATGAATATATGAGTAATTGTTCATATAATAAATTTTATAATAACTAAGTAAAATAGATAAAACCAAATCAAATAAGGTAATTTCACTAGGATTTTTTACGAAAGAGGGGATAACCATGGAGAAGGGAAGAGAGCTGCAAAAAAAGGATTTTATTTTAGAAGGGTTGGACTGTGCTAATTGTGCAATGAAAATTGAACGAGGTGTTTCTTCTATTGATGGAGTAGATGCCTGTCATGTCAATTTTGCGACACAAACATTGTCTATGGAGTTCAGCCAAGAAGCAGAAGCAATTGTTGCAAAAACAGAAAAAACGATAAGAAGATTAGAACCGCATGTTAAATTAAGAGAAAAGGCAGCAGGAGAAAAAAACAAAGCAAGTAATCACGCCCATCATCACAGCCACGCTCATGACCATGAACATGAACACGGTCATTCCCATGAACATGGAAATGAGAATATGAAAAGGATGATCCTTAGGCTCGTTATAGGGACAATTATTGCTGGAGCTGGCCTTTTTCTTCCTTTAGATGGTATCGCCGAATTATCTGTATTTCTTGTTGCCTACTTAATTATTGGTGGGGATATTGTTTGGAGGGCTTGCACGAATATTGTTCGCGGCCAAGTATTTGATGAACATTTCCTTATGGCAATCGCCACAATAGGCGCATTTGCCATCTCAGAGTATCCAGAAGGTGTTGCGGTAATGTTGTTCTATCAAGTTGGAGAGCTGTTTCAAGGTGCTGCTGTTAACCGCTCACGCAAGTCTATCAGCGGCCTGATGGATATCCGACCTGATTATGCTAATGTGCAAAAGGGGCAAGTCCTTGAAAAAATGTCACCTGAGGACGTTGTAATTGGCGATATAATTGTCATCAAGCCTGGTGAAAAGGTTCCGTTAGATGGTATTGTGCTTGAAGGCAAGTCAAGTGTTGATACCTCTGCATTGACAGGTGAATCTATGCCAAGAGATGTAGAAGCAGGGCACGATATACTAAGCGGATTTATAAATAAAAATGGTGTTCTTACTGTTAAGGTAACAAAAGAATTCGGACAGTCCACTGTTGCTCGCATCTTGGAGCTTGTGCAAAATGCCAGCAGCAGAAAAGCACCGACAGAAAACTTTATCACGAAGTTCGCCCGTTATTATACTCCAGTTGTTGTAATTATTGCGGTACTTTTAGCTGTTGTTCCGCCTTTGCTTTTGGAAGGTGCGACATTCTCTGATTGGCTTTATCGCGCTTTAATCTTTTTAGTAATTTCTTGTCCGTGTGCCTTAGTCGTATCGATTCCCCTTGGTTTTTTCGGAGGGATAGGAGCAGCTTCGAAAGCAGGTATTCTTGTCAAGGGAAGCAACTATTTAGAAGCTTTAAATAGTGTTAAATATGCAGTATTTGATAAAACCGGAACACTTACAAAGGGAGTATTTGAAGTAGTTTCTGTTCACCCTGCAAATGGATATACAGACCAAGATGTATTGAAAAATGCCGCATTAGCAGAGGTTCATTCCAACCATCCTATAGCAGAATCGATTAGAAAGGCTTATGAAGGAAAAGTTTCAGAAGCGGATGTAAATGAGTATGAGGAAATTCCCGGTCATGGTATATCTGCTATTGTAAGTGGAAAGCAAATTTTAACAGGTAACCACAAGCTGATGGTGAAAGAAGAAATCGATTTTACAGTGAGGGAAGAGACGGGAACAATTGTCTATGTTGCAGCAAACAATGAATTTATCGGCTCTCTTATCATCTCAGATCAATTAAAAGACGATGCAGCACATGCAATTACAGCTTTAAAGAAAGCAGGCATAAAAAAGACAGTCATGCTCACAGGTGATGCAGCAGCAGTTGGAAGGAGTGTTGCTAAGTCACTGGATATTGATGAAGTTTATGCAGAGCTGCTACCTCAGGACAAAGTCGAGCAAATTGAAAAGCTAGACGCAAAAAAACATGCTAAAGAAAAGATTTTATTTGTAGGAGACGGTATCAATGACACTCCTGTACTTGCAAGGGCAGATATAGGGATGGCGATGGGCGGATTAGGTTCAGATGCTGCAATTGAAGCAGCAGATATTGTCATCATGACAGATGAGCCTTCCAAGATTGCCACAGCAATATTAATAGCCAAAAAAACGAGAAGAATTGTCTGGCAAAACATTTTGTTTGCATTAGGTGTAAAAGCAATTTTTCTTCTGCTCGGAGCCTTCGGTATTGCAACAATGTGGGAAGCAGTATTCTCTGATGTTGGTGTCACATTAATTGCAGTCCTTAATGCAATGAGAGTTCTTAATAATAAAGATATACAATGATTACAAATCCCCGCTGCTAATAGAGCAGCGGGGATTTGTTTTATATATTACATTACATTCGGAGGTGTATTATGTTCAGCAGGTGGAGCAGGCTTGAGCTTAGGAGCAGGACCAAACGGTGGTACATCCTTAACATATTGGAATGTGCCCATGCCATCCATGCTTTGCCCAGATGCCCATCTTCCTTTGCTGCTTTCATCTCCCATTGAATGGTTCAAGAATAAATAAGATACATCTCTTTTTTCCAATTCCTTAGGGAAGGTGCTTGGAACAATAACGCCTTCTTGCTGCTCTAGCTCATAGATAGCAGCAAGCCATTGGTTTTGGTGCATTGTATCCCGTGCAATAAGGAAGGAAAGCATGTCTTTAATCCCTCTATCATCTGTTTGCTCATAAAGGCGGACTGCCTGCAGTCTTCCTTGTGATTCTGCATTTAAGTTTGCCCGCATATCGGCAAGTAGGTTTCCACTCGCAACAATATATCCACCACTCCAAGGAACACCAACACTATCCTTTGGCATTGCACCAAGCCCTGACACGATTGCATGTTGAGGGTTCATTCCGCCAATAATTGCTGCCATTGCAGGGTTACTTGCAGCAGCAGTTTCCAAATCCTCAACAGGTGCATTATCAAGAAGTCTTGCCACCATTGTTGCAAGCAGCTCAATATGTCCAATTTCTTCTGTCCCTGTATCTAGCAGTAAATCTTTATATTTAGCATGACCTCTAGTTCCCCATGCTTGAAATAAATATTGATTCATGACAGACATTTCACCGAATTGACCACCAATAAGCTCTTGGATTTTTTTAGCGAAAACTGGATCTGGTCTTTCTGGCTTGGCTTGATAGGCTAATTCCTT
This window encodes:
- a CDS encoding ArsR/SmtB family transcription factor, with the translated sequence MSGNNHNNDELNPITENSAMLDEETLFIVSQTFKALSDPTRIKILHVLSEKQHSVNEIADRLQMLQSTVSHQLRFLKNLRLVKYRREGTTMIYSCDDEHVMSVLKQMIDHARHH
- a CDS encoding heavy metal translocating P-type ATPase, with the protein product MEKGRELQKKDFILEGLDCANCAMKIERGVSSIDGVDACHVNFATQTLSMEFSQEAEAIVAKTEKTIRRLEPHVKLREKAAGEKNKASNHAHHHSHAHDHEHEHGHSHEHGNENMKRMILRLVIGTIIAGAGLFLPLDGIAELSVFLVAYLIIGGDIVWRACTNIVRGQVFDEHFLMAIATIGAFAISEYPEGVAVMLFYQVGELFQGAAVNRSRKSISGLMDIRPDYANVQKGQVLEKMSPEDVVIGDIIVIKPGEKVPLDGIVLEGKSSVDTSALTGESMPRDVEAGHDILSGFINKNGVLTVKVTKEFGQSTVARILELVQNASSRKAPTENFITKFARYYTPVVVIIAVLLAVVPPLLLEGATFSDWLYRALIFLVISCPCALVVSIPLGFFGGIGAASKAGILVKGSNYLEALNSVKYAVFDKTGTLTKGVFEVVSVHPANGYTDQDVLKNAALAEVHSNHPIAESIRKAYEGKVSEADVNEYEEIPGHGISAIVSGKQILTGNHKLMVKEEIDFTVREETGTIVYVAANNEFIGSLIISDQLKDDAAHAITALKKAGIKKTVMLTGDAAAVGRSVAKSLDIDEVYAELLPQDKVEQIEKLDAKKHAKEKILFVGDGINDTPVLARADIGMAMGGLGSDAAIEAADIVIMTDEPSKIATAILIAKKTRRIVWQNILFALGVKAIFLLLGAFGIATMWEAVFSDVGVTLIAVLNAMRVLNNKDIQ
- a CDS encoding manganese catalase family protein, which translates into the protein MFYHIKELAYQAKPERPDPVFAKKIQELIGGQFGEMSVMNQYLFQAWGTRGHAKYKDLLLDTGTEEIGHIELLATMVARLLDNAPVEDLETAAASNPAMAAIIGGMNPQHAIVSGLGAMPKDSVGVPWSGGYIVASGNLLADMRANLNAESQGRLQAVRLYEQTDDRGIKDMLSFLIARDTMHQNQWLAAIYELEQQEGVIVPSTFPKELEKRDVSYLFLNHSMGDESSKGRWASGQSMDGMGTFQYVKDVPPFGPAPKLKPAPPAEHNTPPNVM